DNA from Phaeobacter gallaeciensis DSM 26640:
ATCATGATCGTGATCACAACGCCTAATGCAGTGCACCGGTAAATCCCGTACATGAGCGAGAGGCTGATGCTCTGAAATTCGCGACCAGTCTCAGTGTCCAACCTGTTGTCCAGACGCTTTGCGAGACCCAGATAGTCATGCTTCATCAGGTGCAGGAGAATGTGACCGGCGAAAAAGAAGTAGGCAGCGAAGCCGTTGTATAGAAAAACCATCCCAGAGAAGGCTATCGCGCTCGGCACGGAAATGAGTTCAGGCCGCACGATAGCAATTCGGCCCCAATCGACAGGCCATGAGCCGGTGTCTCCGTTCAGCAAAGGCGTAAGATGCGTCGCTGTCCAGTTGTAGACGGATGCCAGTACCACCGTGATAAAAAAAGTTGTCCAGAAAATGTATGACGCAGCCCTGAGCCTGTATTCCCAGCTATCGCTGGCAGAGGCCGGATCTCCCAGCGTCACAAGCTCAGGTCGCCATTCCTCTTTCCAGCAACGCAGCAGCTCGATCAAAAGAGATAGAAACAGTGGCAAGAGCGCAATGAATACGATTGTCCAATTGGGTGCCCACAGAAAACCGACCTGCTTTGTATGCCCGCCTTCCGGCGCGTAAAGAACACTATGGATGTTTAGTGTGAAAGCAATCAGAGCAAGGGCGCAAGCACCAGTGAAGATAACCAGCGGCAATGCCATCGAGCTTTGACTGCCAAAGATAGATTCTGTTTTCTGTGCCAGATTGAACCTTGGCCCTGAAATTCTGCCATCATTGTTACGCTCGGTGCTGACGTGATCCGCCGATTTAGTGGATAGATCGTCTTCCGGTCTCAGGCTTGCAACCTGTTTGCTGCTTTTCTTATCTTTCCGCTTCGCAGCAAGTCGTCTGTTTGCTGCACTCAGTTCTGCGCGCCATTGTAAGGTGGCTTCAGGATCTCCACAGCCAAAGATTCTTGCCAGCCAAAGAATGTTGTCTGCACCGATACCCTTATCGTTACTCTGAAACCAAAGCTGCACGGTCCTCAGATCTACCCCTTTTTCATTCGAGTCGATCTGCGAAATTGCCTGCGCAAGCAGCTCTGGGGTCCACGGTCCTACCGCATTTCCGTCTTCACCAACTTTCCGTCCAGCGCCAACAGAGGCCAAATACTCAAAAAGTTGTTTGAAATCACGGTCATCGCCAGGAGGCGGAACATAAAATTTACCGTGTTTTACCAATACTTTACACTGTTCTATTTCGTTTCGTTTCGTTCTGTTTCGTGCAATGGGCCTCATACACCGCCAATCACACCCTTACAACCCAAGGTTATCACAATGAGAATCATCCATGAACCAGTCAGCACTTACGGCCGGAAGGCTGATCACAAACCAGCAACACTCTCACACTGATGTTTCGTCTTTGCCGGACAAGCTGAGCATTTCGATCAAAGTTGACGGTCAGTTTGTCGAGGTAGGCAAGCGATACAGAGACCGGGATGGTTGTCTCTGCGTGGCCTGGTCAGTGCCGCCAAGCCGCATCGAAGACGAGATCATTTTTCTGCATTCTTAAGGTTTAGAGCTGACCTGGCGCGCGCTCCCGGCTTTCGGGCCGGAAGACGCGCTTGGTCGCACCACGAGGCCACGAGAGCTTCAATTTCGCTATCAACTCGATACGTGAAGAGGCTGCTTCGAGACGGTCTGCGATACTATGAAAATCTTCGGTTGCGAAAAGCCAAAACCATTCTGTTCCGCGCCGATCGCGCTTTCGAAACGGGTTTCTTCGCAGGCGTCGTAGTACCAGAGTTTCGCAATTTCTGGCCCACGGCAGGGAAACAGTTGATACGATCTTCATATCATCGCCAGCAACACGATTCAGCTCAGCACGCCTGTCTTTGGTTCTTCGTTTCGTAAATCCGACTTTGAACAGCCTTGGCTCGCTTCTTGACTGAAGCAAATAGACAGTGCCCCACGGCACTCGCGAAAACCGGAGCCAAGG
Protein-coding regions in this window:
- a CDS encoding RcgA family putative transporter, which codes for MRPIARNRTKRNEIEQCKVLVKHGKFYVPPPGDDRDFKQLFEYLASVGAGRKVGEDGNAVGPWTPELLAQAISQIDSNEKGVDLRTVQLWFQSNDKGIGADNILWLARIFGCGDPEATLQWRAELSAANRRLAAKRKDKKSSKQVASLRPEDDLSTKSADHVSTERNNDGRISGPRFNLAQKTESIFGSQSSMALPLVIFTGACALALIAFTLNIHSVLYAPEGGHTKQVGFLWAPNWTIVFIALLPLFLSLLIELLRCWKEEWRPELVTLGDPASASDSWEYRLRAASYIFWTTFFITVVLASVYNWTATHLTPLLNGDTGSWPVDWGRIAIVRPELISVPSAIAFSGMVFLYNGFAAYFFFAGHILLHLMKHDYLGLAKRLDNRLDTETGREFQSISLSLMYGIYRCTALGVVITIMMKLQSSFLQSDSSNLITWLVADVQSLFETHHYAGSRKLSFGIAPGFYYSFFCLLAIVGVFANASIKIRWMMGRLEVNQIDRRFFSPWAIMDGSMALLVISYFLIGAVPGFSIFLLFTLVVTGYLLTKPASPWGQHSRYERQT
- a CDS encoding GIY-YIG nuclease family protein yields the protein MKLRRPRRTIPWLRFSRVPWGTVYLLQSRSEPRLFKVGFTKRRTKDRRAELNRVAGDDMKIVSTVSLPWARNCETLVLRRLRRNPFRKRDRRGTEWFWLFATEDFHSIADRLEAASSRIELIAKLKLSWPRGATKRVFRPESRERAPGQL